The DNA window AAACCACTATTGGTACGTATTTATCCTTGATTGAATAACGCGTAAAAATGCCGAAAGTGAATAAACCCAAAATTGGGCCATAGGTATAACCGGCCACTTTGAAAATGGCACTAATAACGGTGTCATCGTTTAAAATTCTGAAGACGACTATTACCATAAAAAGCAATACAGAGAAACCCAGGTGAGTTTTAAGCCTGATTTTGCGTTTTTGCTTTTCGTCATCAATTTTTTTGAAGTTTAAAAAATCAACACAAAATGATGTAGTAAGGGAGGTTAGGGCTGAATCGGCACTGGAATAGGCTGCGGCCGTCATTCCCAACAGGAAGATAATTCCGGCATAAGTTGGAAAATGATGAACAGCCAGAAACGGGAATAGGTCATCGCTTCTTTCCGGAAGGGAAATGCTATGAAAATCAGTGTAATTGTAAAGTAAAAGCCCGAGTATTAGAAAGAGTAGATTTACAAATACCAAACTCGAACTGAACCAATACATGTTTTTCTTGGCATCTTTTAAATTGCGGCAGGTGAGATTTTTCTGCATCATGTCCTGATCGAGCCCGGTCATGGCAATGGCAATGAATGTGCCCGCAAAAAACTGTTTAAAGAAATTTTGAGAGCTATTCCAGTCCCACTCAAAAATTCTGGACATTTCCTGATCCGCAATAAATCCAGGTAGTGAGGTTAAATCAATATTAAGATCGTTTGAAATCACATAAATGCTTACAAAAACAGCAATTAACATGAACAGGGTTTGCAAGGTATCCGTCCATACGATTGTTTTTATTCCTCCGCGATAAGTATACACCCAAATGAGAAGGATGGTAATGGCCACAGTTGCCATAAAAGGAACCTCCCAGGCATCAAAAAGAGATATTTGCAAGACCATTGCAACAAGGTAAAGACGAAAAGCCGCACCAATGGTCCTGGACAAAAGGAAAAATGCAGCACCGCTTTTATAACTAAAAAAACCAAATCGGGATTCCAGGTAAGTATAAATAGAGGTAAGATTAAGCTTATAATAAATGGATAAAAGAACGTTGGCAATTACAAAATAACCCACCAAATAGCCCAAGACAATCTGCATATAGCTAAAATTGGACGATCCCACCCAACCGGGTACTGAAATAAACGTCACTCCAGAGAGCGAAGCACCAATCATTCCAAAAGCCACCAAATACCAGGGGGAGTTTTTATTGGCAGTAAAAAAAGAATCAGAATCTCCCTTTCCGGCAGTTAAACGAGCCAAAATGATCAATAGGAGGAAATACGAAGCGATTATGAAAAAAACTAATCCTGGTGACATTTGCTCAAAATGATAATTGCGGGGATTTTTTTATAATTTTGCGTGAAATTAATCAATTCAACTTCTATGCATAATCATAAGGAAGAAGAAATTGAACTTCTGGAAGAAGTCGGTACAGACCTTGACCGTGATCTGATTGTATTCAACGACGATTTTAACACTTTTGACCATGTGATTGAAACGCTTATAAAAATCTGTAGACACAGCGCAGAACAGGCCGAACAATGCACCTGGATCATTCATTACAATGGTAAATGCAGTGTTAAAAAAGGGAATGAGCAAAAACTTATTCCTATGCGAAATGCAATTTGCGACAGAGGAATATCTGCGGAGGTAATCTAGTATGCAATACCCATCCCGTCTAATTGAAAAAGCCGTAGAAGAATTTTCAAGGCTTCCGGGAATTGGAAGTAAAACTGCCCTTCGATTGGTTTTACATCTTTTAAAAAAGGACAAGTCACAATCTCAGGCGCTATCAGAATCCATACAGGAATTGCGTGAAAAAATTCGCTATTGTGAGAAATGCTGCAATATTTCAGATAAAAATGTTTGTGAAATCTGTGCCAATCCTGGAAGAGATACAGAAATACTTTGTGTAGTACAGGACGTAAGGGATGTCATGGCCATTGAAAATACCGGCCAATATCGCGGTTTATATCATGTTTTGGGAGGAATTATTTCTCCTATTGAAGGCATAAGCCCTAATGAATTGAATATAGATTCTTTGCTTAAAAGAGTGAAAGAAGAGGCTATAAAAGAAATTATATTTGCACTCAGCAGTACAATGGAAGCTGATACCACAGCTTTTTATATTTCAAAGAAATTGAAAGATAATGATGTCAAAATGAGTTCCATCGCCAGAGGGATACCAATCGGTGGGGAATTAGAATACGCCGATGAAATTACGCTCGCCAGAAGTATTTCTCAAAGAATGACTTACAGAACCGACTGATATGGCTGAAAAACAGCTTTCAGTTATCATTGTTTCTCACAATGCCCTGTTATATCTCGACCTGACACTCAGATCGCTCATCGAAGCTACTGATCATATACAATCTGAGATTATTCTTGTTGATAATGCTAGTACAGAACCCGTTGTAAATTGGGTACGCGAACATTTTTCCGAAGTTGTATTAATTGCTTCCGAACGAAACCTCGGATTTGGCAAGGCCAATAACCGTGGCTTAAAGGAAGCGAAGTCCAAAAGAATTTTATTCTTAAATCCCGACACTATTGTTTCTAAAAGGAATATTGATTCATCGCTGGAATTATTTGATCGCGATGCAAAAATAGGAGCAATTGGATTGAGAATGATCAATGGGATGGGTCTTTTTTTACCCGAATCAAAGCGATCGGTACCGGGACTTTGGTCCTCATTTTCGAGGGTTTTGGGATTAAGCAGTTTATTTCCAAAAAGCAGGCTTTTCGCATCTTACAGAATGGGAAATATTCCGGAAAAAGCAAGTGCAGAAGTAGAGGTCCTTTCGGGAGCTTGCATGTTTTTAAATGTAAAGGAAAAAGAGCTACAGCAATTTGATACTGACTATTTCATGTATGGCGAAGACATCGATATTTCATATCGAATCAAAAAAGCGGGCTATTCGGTCAGATATCTTGGCGAAGAAACGATGGTGCATTTTAAAGGGGAAAGCACCAATAAAAAAGCATGGTGGTATTATTATTGGTTTTATAAAACCATGTGGATTTTTAGGAAAAAGCATTTCAGAAATTTCCACCATCAAATAATCAATGCGCTTCTCTTTCCGGCAATTTGGGGTTTAATGTTCCTGGGCTATTTAAAAGGACAAATACCAGAGAAAAAGCCTTCTGGCAAATCTGGATTTAAATCTTATCATATTGTAGGAAATAAGAGTCTAAAACTTGAATTGAGTTTGCAAAAGTTTCAGAACAAGGCCAGGGAAATTGAACTTCGAAAAGCCGAGCTGATAATCATCGATGTGGACTACACCGGATACAGCGAAGTCATAGAATTACTTGATTTAAAACCGGATGATCAAAAAGTTATTTTTTGGAACGAAGAAATGGGCAAATTCTTTGGGGCCTATTAAAATCCTTAGGTTAAAAGGGATTCTATATCATCTTTACTAAGAGATTTCATCATACCTTCTTCTGTAGTAATTAGTTCTTCGGCTAATTTTTTCTTCTTTTTCTGAAGTTTAAGAATTTTCTCTTCTACGGTATTTCTTGTTATAAACCGGTAGATCATTACATTTTGTGTCTGTCCAATGCGATGAGCTCTGTCAATGGCCTGAGATTCTACGGCCGGATTCCACCAGGGATCCAATAAAAATACATAATCTGCTGCGGTGAGATTTAAGCCTGTTCCTCCTGCTTTTAAGGAAATGAGGAATACTTTAATATCTTCATTTTGCTGAAAAAGATCTACCTGGCCTTGGCGGTCTTTGGTGGTACCGTCCAGGTAGGCGTAAGAAATGGCATATTTATCAAGGTGTTTCCTTACAATCGACAAGTGTTTTACAAATTGACTAAAAATTAAAATTTTATGCCCTTCAAGGACGGCGGATTCAATCATGTGCCGTAGAGTTTCCATCTTACCCGAATCTTCGGAATACATGTCATCGACCATAGAAGGGTGATTGGCCAGTTGCCTCAATTTAGATAAACCCTGCAATAACACGATTTGTGATTTTCCATTTCCATGTGTTTCAAAATGACTTAAAATTTGATTTCTGTAATAGGATTTGGCCTCTTCGTATTTCTTCTCTTGCTCGGCCGTCATATCGCAATATTTTACGTTTTCAGTTTTGGGTGGCAGCTCTTTGGCCACCTGCGATTTATGTCGTCTTAAAATAAATGGCTTAATAATGGTATAGAGGCGATGCGATTTTAATTCATCCTGATTTTTTTCAATGGGAATTAAGAATTCATTTTTGAAAAACTTTTGCTCTCCAAGTAGTCCCGGATTTATAAAGGTCATCTGCGACCAGATATCCAAGGAGCTGTTCTCCAGGGGTGTACCTGTAAGCGTCAGCTTAAAGGAAGACTTTAAGTCCGTCACCGATTGAAAGATATTGGAACTAGGGTTTTTAATGGCCTGGGATTCATCGAGAATAATATAATTAAAGTAAAATTCTTTCAAGATGTCCTTATCAATTCGTGTTATCCCGTACGAAGTCAAAATGAGATCATAATCTCCAAAACGACTGATGTCTTTATTTCTATTGGTTCCCACATAAGGGTGAATCTTTAGTTTTGGCGTAAATTTTTTGGCCTCGAGCATCCAGTTATAAACTAGGGATGTTGGTAAAATCAAAATGGATGTTCCGCCTTCATTTTCTTTTAAAGATTGCAGTAGAGCCAATGTCTGAATGGTCTTTCCCAAGCCCATATCATCAGCCAGACACCCACCAAATCTGAACTTATTTAGGAAACGCAACCAATTGTATCCAGCTTTTTGATAAGGGCGGAGTTTTCCTTTAAATCCTTCGGGCAATTCGTATTCTTCAATGGTCTCAAAACTGCGAAGTTGTTGAAGTTTTTTGCTCATGGAAACCTTGGCGAGG is part of the Hyphobacterium sp. CCMP332 genome and encodes:
- a CDS encoding sodium:solute symporter; this encodes MSPGLVFFIIASYFLLLIILARLTAGKGDSDSFFTANKNSPWYLVAFGMIGASLSGVTFISVPGWVGSSNFSYMQIVLGYLVGYFVIANVLLSIYYKLNLTSIYTYLESRFGFFSYKSGAAFFLLSRTIGAAFRLYLVAMVLQISLFDAWEVPFMATVAITILLIWVYTYRGGIKTIVWTDTLQTLFMLIAVFVSIYVISNDLNIDLTSLPGFIADQEMSRIFEWDWNSSQNFFKQFFAGTFIAIAMTGLDQDMMQKNLTCRNLKDAKKNMYWFSSSLVFVNLLFLILGLLLYNYTDFHSISLPERSDDLFPFLAVHHFPTYAGIIFLLGMTAAAYSSADSALTSLTTSFCVDFLNFKKIDDEKQKRKIRLKTHLGFSVLLFMVIVVFRILNDDTVISAIFKVAGYTYGPILGLFTFGIFTRYSIKDKYVPIVVLISPAISYFLDHMLPIWFEGFSLGFTVLIINGAFTFLGLLLLKNRRP
- a CDS encoding ATP-dependent Clp protease adaptor ClpS; the protein is MHNHKEEEIELLEEVGTDLDRDLIVFNDDFNTFDHVIETLIKICRHSAEQAEQCTWIIHYNGKCSVKKGNEQKLIPMRNAICDRGISAEVI
- the recR gene encoding recombination protein RecR — encoded protein: MQYPSRLIEKAVEEFSRLPGIGSKTALRLVLHLLKKDKSQSQALSESIQELREKIRYCEKCCNISDKNVCEICANPGRDTEILCVVQDVRDVMAIENTGQYRGLYHVLGGIISPIEGISPNELNIDSLLKRVKEEAIKEIIFALSSTMEADTTAFYISKKLKDNDVKMSSIARGIPIGGELEYADEITLARSISQRMTYRTD
- a CDS encoding glycosyltransferase family 2 protein, giving the protein MAEKQLSVIIVSHNALLYLDLTLRSLIEATDHIQSEIILVDNASTEPVVNWVREHFSEVVLIASERNLGFGKANNRGLKEAKSKRILFLNPDTIVSKRNIDSSLELFDRDAKIGAIGLRMINGMGLFLPESKRSVPGLWSSFSRVLGLSSLFPKSRLFASYRMGNIPEKASAEVEVLSGACMFLNVKEKELQQFDTDYFMYGEDIDISYRIKKAGYSVRYLGEETMVHFKGESTNKKAWWYYYWFYKTMWIFRKKHFRNFHHQIINALLFPAIWGLMFLGYLKGQIPEKKPSGKSGFKSYHIVGNKSLKLELSLQKFQNKAREIELRKAELIIIDVDYTGYSEVIELLDLKPDDQKVIFWNEEMGKFFGAY
- a CDS encoding DEAD/DEAH box helicase, which translates into the protein MKISPQNSFKVIYSLYQHEFLGHLFESYIVELDQEGRLSLKHQNISSQNAEEFRHGLDEIDYELIELMDVMNQETIVRKFYHKRVAPAEFFLKVFNKEKGDKPLQQAIAEFLDERRAKILKLLKDKLVFEMGNDGEPTANPLAVMKEKATVLFHFRRNEDNTHYFPTIKHMGEKLEFQYKGAQILCKKPAWMLLENNIYNFEKNVDGKKLIPFLNKKFIVIPKNLEDDYYKKFVAPLVASYDVYAKGFEIKVERDQPRAVLSIAEFEDSSPSMDLFQNSNGKENYNSKFLLQLKFRYNDYEINGDEKQSKSVKLSKEGEQFTFHKIMRKFDWEKERLERLLRLNLPLKNYKCLMPKSQFLAWLNQNKELLMDIGFIIQQTKKDEKRFFFGNSSLDIDISENNDWFDIRAKVQFGDFEIPFIELREHIMSKRREFRLPNGEYAVIPEEWFSNYSELFTFIDKENGSGITLKKHHLSLVNEMQSGNLAKVSMSKKLQQLRSFETIEEYELPEGFKGKLRPYQKAGYNWLRFLNKFRFGGCLADDMGLGKTIQTLALLQSLKENEGGTSILILPTSLVYNWMLEAKKFTPKLKIHPYVGTNRNKDISRFGDYDLILTSYGITRIDKDILKEFYFNYIILDESQAIKNPSSNIFQSVTDLKSSFKLTLTGTPLENSSLDIWSQMTFINPGLLGEQKFFKNEFLIPIEKNQDELKSHRLYTIIKPFILRRHKSQVAKELPPKTENVKYCDMTAEQEKKYEEAKSYYRNQILSHFETHGNGKSQIVLLQGLSKLRQLANHPSMVDDMYSEDSGKMETLRHMIESAVLEGHKILIFSQFVKHLSIVRKHLDKYAISYAYLDGTTKDRQGQVDLFQQNEDIKVFLISLKAGGTGLNLTAADYVFLLDPWWNPAVESQAIDRAHRIGQTQNVMIYRFITRNTVEEKILKLQKKKKKLAEELITTEEGMMKSLSKDDIESLLT